The sequence GGCAGAGACGCTCGCTTCCCGCATTCTTGACGCGTATGCTAAAATACATGAGGTAACGGTTCGCGTTATCAAGCCGCACCCGCCGTTCGACATCGTGTTCGACGGCGTAACGGTCGAGTTGACGCGCCGCCGGAAGGCGGCGTCATGAGCGTCGCTTATTTGGGCTTAGGCTCCAATATCGGGGATCGGGACGTCATGCTGGCGCAAGCGATCAAGCGATTGAACGGCCATCCTTCGGTACGGGTGACCGACGTCTCGCCGCTGTACGAGACCGATCCCGTCGGATACGAGGATCAGCCTCCTTTTCTCAACATGGCTTGCCGTATCGAAACTTCGCTCGCTCCGGAAGCGTTGCTCGCGGCGACGCTTACGATCGAACGGGAGCTGGGCAGAGAACGCACCGTTCGCTGGGGACCGCGGACGATCGATATCGATCTGTTGCTGTACGATAATACGACGCTGAACACGAAGGACCTGACCGTCCCGCATCCACGCTTGATGGAGCGG comes from Paenibacillus antri and encodes:
- the folK gene encoding 2-amino-4-hydroxy-6-hydroxymethyldihydropteridine diphosphokinase, translating into MSVAYLGLGSNIGDRDVMLAQAIKRLNGHPSVRVTDVSPLYETDPVGYEDQPPFLNMACRIETSLAPEALLAATLTIERELGRERTVRWGPRTIDIDLLLYDNTTLNTKDLTVPHPRLMERAFVLVPLLDILDNNERDWLPGPAEGSVDAAGVRRWTSNNWPVEFGHSES